In the bacterium genome, GGCTGTTGCTGCTTGAGCATCTCGGCCATCGCGGAGACGTCCCAGCTGCATATCATCATTTTGCCGCGCACGCCGGATATCGCTATGTCCTTCTCATCGGAGATCTTGAGGTCCTTGATGCCCCTCTTTACGATGGAATCCCTGATCCGTCCGAAATACGTGGCAAGGTCTATCTCGCCCGGGAGGTATTCCTTGGTGACGATTACATTCGGCTTGACGTTGGGGTCTTCCGAAGGCAACGTGAGCGTGAGCATGCCCTGGACATTCCAGTCCTGCGGCAGGTCGGCTGTCAATTCGGCCAGCTCAATTCTCGGCATAACGCCTCCTTTTCAGGCGCTCAGGGATAGCATTTAGAAACAAACGGTCAAGCGTATTCAGAGGAGACGGACCTTGGAGAGCAATTTCAGGGTAAACAAGAAGGAGAACGGCCAGAGGCTGGACCTCTGGCTCCAAGGCAAACTTCCAGGCGCCTCGAGGAAACAGGCGAAGGCCATGTTGGATGCCGGGAGGGTTCTCGTAAACAACCGCAGGGTCGTGATCGCCGGCTGGGAGCTGGCTGAGGGCGACGAGGTGGAGATCAGGCCCCTTCTTCGGAGTCTGTCTGAGAAGGAGGAAGGGGGGCAGGGGCAGCAGCCGGAGAGGCAAAGGCATCAGGAGGTGAGGCGGCAGGCCGGACCGCAGACCGCCGGGATATCTTCTTCCATCGACAGGCACTTCGCCAGGAAGAAGGCCAAGAGGAAAGCGAAGGACAGGCCGCAGCGCAAGGAGACCCCGTCCGTCCGGGTATATTACCAAGACCGCGACCTCGTTGTGGTCGAGAAACCCAGCGGGTTGCTCTCGGTCCCCAATGACAAGCAGGACACCAGGGACAGCATGCTCGATCGCGTGCGCTCGTTCCTCAGGCGGAAATTCCGCGACAAATCCTCGTTCGTCTCCCCGCTCCACAGGCTGGACGCCGAGACCAGCGGCATCATGGTCTTCGCGCTCTCCAAACAGGGGCAGAGGCTCACCGGCCAGTTCAAGGAGCACTCGGTCCAGCGCTCCTACGAGGCGATCGT is a window encoding:
- a CDS encoding RluA family pseudouridine synthase produces the protein MESNFRVNKKENGQRLDLWLQGKLPGASRKQAKAMLDAGRVLVNNRRVVIAGWELAEGDEVEIRPLLRSLSEKEEGGQGQQPERQRHQEVRRQAGPQTAGISSSIDRHFARKKAKRKAKDRPQRKETPSVRVYYQDRDLVVVEKPSGLLSVPNDKQDTRDSMLDRVRSFLRRKFRDKSSFVSPLHRLDAETSGIMVFALSKQGQRLTGQFKEHSVQRSYEAIVQGRIEKEQGVINKPLEKGEFDDGRKVRTVEGEGGMKAITEYRVKERYKNATLLDVTVRTGRTHQIRVHLASEGFPVLGDALYANELAEKYPELMDEVDRTLGFRRHALHAASLGFKHPANGKKMTFRSPMPDDMKAILDFLRSSV